Proteins encoded in a region of the Dorea longicatena genome:
- a CDS encoding RusA family crossover junction endodeoxyribonuclease, with protein MSKLKLGEELINLTEFFMAMEPPTVTHQEHKVTIVNGRPVFYDPPELKAAKEKLIGNLYKYRIMEPYRTGVRLITKWCFPKKEHKDGEYRITKPDTDNLQKMLKDCMTLVGFWKDDALVASEITEKFWAKTPGIYIRIEEL; from the coding sequence ATGTCAAAACTCAAACTTGGAGAGGAGCTGATTAATTTGACAGAGTTTTTTATGGCAATGGAACCGCCAACAGTAACACACCAGGAGCACAAGGTCACGATCGTGAATGGCAGACCTGTGTTCTATGATCCACCGGAACTGAAAGCAGCAAAAGAGAAATTGATTGGCAACTTGTATAAATATCGTATCATGGAACCGTACAGAACAGGGGTAAGGCTGATTACCAAGTGGTGCTTCCCGAAGAAGGAACATAAGGACGGAGAGTACCGGATCACAAAGCCAGACACAGACAATCTGCAGAAGATGTTAAAAGACTGCATGACGTTGGTAGGCTTTTGGAAGGACGATGCACTGGTAGCATCTGAGATTACTGAGAAGTTCTGGGCGAAGACACCTGGTATCTATATCCGGATAGAGGAGCTGTGA
- a CDS encoding sigma factor-like helix-turn-helix DNA-binding protein, with amino-acid sequence MNRELLNKYKKNKRDIENLDGIIAKLQERLDAVPVVSGKVTKSSDDFPYIEEHVQVRVEEPKAATALKMRIHEKEKRKDQLIRENEKVEKYIAAMPDGTTKDIFEMVFLDGMTQKDAGICLNCTQGRIAQIIKENLQD; translated from the coding sequence ATGAACAGAGAACTGTTAAATAAATACAAGAAAAATAAGCGGGATATTGAGAATCTGGACGGGATCATTGCCAAGCTTCAGGAAAGACTGGACGCAGTACCGGTTGTATCGGGGAAGGTTACAAAGAGTTCGGATGATTTCCCTTACATCGAGGAGCATGTGCAGGTGAGAGTGGAAGAGCCAAAGGCAGCAACTGCATTGAAGATGCGGATCCATGAGAAGGAGAAGAGAAAAGATCAGCTGATCCGGGAGAACGAGAAAGTAGAGAAGTACATAGCCGCAATGCCTGATGGAACGACCAAGGATATATTTGAAATGGTATTCTTGGATGGGATGACGCAGAAAGATGCAGGAATATGCTTGAATTGCACTCAGGGGCGAATAGCACAAATAATTAAAGAAAATTTGCAAGACTAA
- the terS gene encoding phage terminase small subunit, translating to MPDVKEQIKNDYLSGVPPKKLSEEYDTSLNTIKSWIKRYGWSKLKKEQGAPSKAEGAPSVVPGKRKRGGQPGNKNATGPPGNKHAEKFGFFSKHLPEETLSIIQEMPEDPLDVLWDQIQIAYAAIIRAQKIMYVRDQEDATTTKIADSSGNICSEKWEVQQAWDKQANFLSAQARAQKTLEGMINRYEDLLHKNWDLATEEQKVRILQIKANTERMKSSGNDDGEDGVVIVNDAPTGEDIGHCDTEVSGNIQQQKS from the coding sequence GTGCCGGATGTAAAAGAACAGATTAAAAATGATTACCTGTCAGGTGTCCCTCCGAAGAAACTATCGGAGGAATATGACACCAGTTTGAATACAATAAAGAGCTGGATCAAACGGTATGGCTGGTCCAAGTTGAAGAAAGAACAGGGTGCACCTTCTAAAGCAGAGGGTGCACCCTCTGTCGTACCCGGAAAAAGGAAACGGGGCGGACAACCAGGTAACAAGAATGCAACCGGTCCGCCGGGGAATAAGCATGCTGAGAAGTTCGGGTTCTTTTCCAAACATCTTCCGGAAGAGACGTTATCCATCATTCAGGAAATGCCGGAAGATCCGCTTGATGTTCTGTGGGACCAGATTCAGATTGCATATGCTGCCATTATCCGGGCACAGAAAATTATGTATGTTCGTGATCAGGAGGATGCGACAACGACAAAGATCGCAGATAGCTCCGGAAATATTTGTTCTGAAAAATGGGAAGTGCAGCAGGCGTGGGACAAGCAGGCAAACTTCTTATCGGCTCAAGCCAGAGCACAGAAGACGCTGGAAGGCATGATTAACCGGTATGAAGATCTGCTGCATAAGAACTGGGACCTTGCTACAGAAGAGCAGAAAGTAAGAATCCTGCAGATCAAAGCTAATACGGAACGAATGAAATCCAGTGGCAACGATGATGGAGAGGATGGTGTGGTGATTGTCAACGACGCGCCAACAGGTGAAGATATCGGACATTGTGATACCGAAGTATCTGGCAATATTCAACAACAGAAAAGTTAA
- a CDS encoding PBSX family phage terminase large subunit yields MSTTRQQVKISDIVIPKYLAIFNNRKVKHIILTSGRAGTKSSYAAIRTDYQIVSDPHGSAVVLRKHHNKLRKTVYKEMIRGINRLGISKNKFTITKSPMEITYKKYGTTIYFSGSDGIDDTKGIIDEDKPIKLVVLDELTEFFDDGEGEDELSNIEATFVRGNDSDFQMIYLYNPPKNPNAPINQWCKKMEKRDDCIHIHTDYRDVPVSWLGHALIASAEAMKRADEKMYRWVWLGQAVGVDELIYYMFGDRHRKKPDPDRRYDRIYIGGDYGQQNATTFEAFGFDAYRKKFPGLGEYYHSGRETGKQKSPSEYAKDLVEFMNDLHEQYDNRVFYIFLDPSAKGLAEEVRRATRAENLDYQVFLRDAENDVALGISRVQKVLSFDIMTTSPKQEYAVSEFGTYEYDKKSIEKGKEVPVKEYDHCMDAIRYCVMGAWKRLKYWLPKDETEEIDVCDISRKEVEDDEYL; encoded by the coding sequence TTGTCAACGACGCGCCAACAGGTGAAGATATCGGACATTGTGATACCGAAGTATCTGGCAATATTCAACAACAGAAAAGTTAAGCACATTATCCTGACTTCCGGACGTGCCGGAACAAAGTCCAGTTATGCTGCTATTCGAACCGATTACCAGATTGTATCAGATCCACATGGTTCTGCAGTAGTTCTTCGCAAGCATCATAACAAGCTCCGAAAGACGGTGTACAAAGAAATGATCAGAGGGATTAACCGGTTGGGAATTTCGAAGAACAAGTTCACAATCACGAAATCCCCGATGGAAATTACTTATAAAAAATACGGCACGACCATTTACTTCTCCGGATCAGACGGCATCGACGATACGAAAGGTATTATTGATGAGGATAAGCCGATCAAGCTGGTAGTATTGGATGAGCTGACGGAGTTCTTCGATGATGGGGAAGGCGAAGATGAATTGAGCAATATCGAAGCAACATTCGTTCGAGGAAATGACAGTGATTTCCAGATGATCTATCTGTATAACCCGCCCAAGAATCCAAATGCACCGATCAACCAATGGTGCAAGAAGATGGAAAAGCGTGATGACTGCATTCACATTCATACGGATTACAGAGATGTTCCGGTCAGCTGGTTGGGGCATGCGTTAATCGCATCTGCAGAAGCTATGAAACGGGCAGATGAGAAGATGTATCGGTGGGTATGGCTCGGACAGGCTGTTGGTGTGGATGAGCTGATCTATTACATGTTTGGAGATCGACACAGGAAGAAACCAGATCCGGATAGGCGATATGACCGTATTTATATCGGCGGCGACTACGGACAACAGAACGCAACGACATTTGAAGCATTTGGATTTGACGCATACCGGAAGAAATTTCCGGGACTTGGAGAATATTACCACAGTGGCCGTGAAACCGGAAAACAGAAGAGTCCATCAGAATATGCGAAAGACTTGGTTGAGTTCATGAATGATTTGCATGAACAGTATGACAACAGGGTCTTTTATATTTTCCTTGACCCATCCGCAAAAGGTCTGGCCGAGGAAGTAAGGCGGGCAACCAGGGCAGAAAATCTTGATTATCAGGTATTCTTAAGAGATGCCGAGAATGATGTTGCTTTAGGCATCAGCCGTGTGCAAAAGGTTTTGAGCTTTGACATTATGACCACATCTCCAAAACAGGAATATGCAGTAAGTGAATTTGGAACTTATGAGTATGACAAGAAATCCATTGAAAAAGGCAAGGAAGTACCTGTAAAAGAATATGACCATTGTATGGACGCAATCCGATATTGTGTTATGGGAGCCTGGAAGAGGTTAAAATACTGGCTGCCGAAAGACGAAACGGAAGAAATAGATGTATGTGATATTAGCAGGAAGGAGGTAGAGGACGATGAATATCTTTAA
- a CDS encoding phage portal protein, with product MNIFNYFKKKEIDTVDPSFYRKIAEWISWYEGNVRNFSFYKVYSGRGTYKRCRRKSMGMAKKLSEDIADLLLNERVTITLDDDQTDEYVQQVLDDNRFLVMGNDYQERKAFTGTVAYIPYLEDVEITEDGEVLSGRICINYVDAPNIYPVTWNNGRVTECIFAFPHTISRKKYVQLQSHLLENGEYVISNTVLRCESGSQEGTELTEEEWKLLKPFKTLAKEAKTGSAEPQFVIDRLNITNNADQNNPMGVAIFANAIDTLKKLDTEYDSYCNEFELGRKRIFVRPEMLTNEDGSPAFDPDDSVFYALPEDDANGEGLLKEIDMSLRADQHSKAINDDLNYLSLKCGFGTDRYQFGAIGAKTATEIISENSDMYRMIKKHEILLEDALKQLIRIIIRLGMVLNEPLNPDAEIVIDFDDSIIEDKETERNRDRQDVSMGVMSHAEYRSKWYGETLEDAAAKLPEQNQVME from the coding sequence ATGAATATCTTTAATTATTTCAAAAAGAAGGAGATTGATACTGTGGATCCATCCTTTTACCGAAAGATAGCGGAATGGATATCCTGGTATGAGGGAAATGTCCGAAACTTCTCTTTCTACAAGGTATACAGTGGACGTGGAACATACAAACGCTGCAGGCGAAAGAGTATGGGAATGGCGAAGAAGCTGAGTGAAGATATTGCGGATCTCCTTTTGAATGAACGGGTGACAATTACTCTTGATGATGATCAAACGGATGAATATGTGCAGCAGGTTTTGGATGACAACCGTTTCCTTGTGATGGGAAATGATTACCAGGAGCGGAAAGCCTTTACTGGTACAGTGGCGTACATCCCATATTTGGAAGATGTGGAGATTACAGAGGATGGAGAAGTTCTCTCTGGAAGAATTTGCATCAATTACGTGGATGCACCAAATATATACCCGGTAACATGGAATAATGGAAGGGTAACGGAATGCATTTTTGCATTTCCACATACGATTTCAAGAAAAAAATATGTCCAGTTGCAATCTCATCTTTTGGAAAATGGGGAGTACGTGATCAGTAATACTGTATTGCGGTGCGAATCTGGAAGTCAGGAAGGAACGGAACTGACAGAAGAGGAATGGAAATTATTAAAACCATTCAAAACACTTGCAAAAGAAGCAAAAACTGGTTCGGCAGAGCCACAATTCGTTATTGATCGTTTGAATATCACGAATAATGCGGACCAGAATAATCCAATGGGTGTTGCTATATTCGCAAATGCGATTGATACGCTCAAGAAGCTGGATACAGAATATGATTCGTATTGTAATGAATTTGAACTTGGCAGGAAGCGGATATTTGTGAGACCGGAAATGCTGACGAATGAAGACGGCTCTCCGGCGTTTGATCCGGATGATAGTGTGTTCTATGCGCTTCCGGAAGATGATGCCAATGGAGAGGGGCTGTTGAAAGAAATCGACATGTCGCTTCGTGCTGATCAACACAGCAAAGCAATCAATGACGATCTAAATTACCTTTCACTTAAATGCGGATTCGGCACAGATCGATATCAATTCGGAGCAATAGGAGCAAAGACAGCAACAGAGATTATTTCGGAAAATTCGGATATGTATCGTATGATTAAGAAACATGAGATATTGCTTGAGGATGCATTAAAGCAACTGATTCGAATTATCATTCGTTTGGGAATGGTATTGAATGAGCCACTGAATCCAGATGCAGAAATTGTAATTGATTTCGATGATTCGATTATTGAAGATAAGGAAACAGAACGCAATCGCGATCGACAGGATGTGAGCATGGGTGTTATGAGTCATGCGGAATATCGTTCCAAATGGTACGGAGAAACATTGGAAGATGCAGCTGCTAAACTTCCGGAACAGAATCAGGTGATGGAGTAA
- a CDS encoding phage minor capsid protein: protein MRDDYKNKMASKIAARYQDLEERIMQDIVRRIVKTGEITSTADWQINRLRILGHSSEDIEREIKKTLNASYPEMFELYDKVIEKEYVRDKDVYEQINAEYIPYDQNEQLKRITEAIIDQSCEDLENVTNSLGFYLDYGNGRKVLTPLAQVYSGYLDAACYDIVTGAFDYNSVLRRVVTQLTNSGLRKIDYSSGRADRVDVAARRAVMTGVVKLTHKITEYHMEQLGCEYVEVSWHAGARPSHSVWQGKVYKWNK, encoded by the coding sequence ATGCGGGATGATTACAAGAATAAGATGGCCAGTAAGATCGCTGCCAGATATCAAGACCTGGAAGAACGGATCATGCAAGATATTGTTCGGAGGATCGTTAAAACTGGTGAGATTACCAGTACTGCAGATTGGCAGATTAATCGGTTACGGATCCTGGGACATTCTTCAGAGGATATCGAACGGGAGATAAAGAAGACGCTCAATGCTTCCTATCCGGAAATGTTTGAGCTGTACGATAAGGTAATCGAAAAGGAATATGTTCGAGATAAGGATGTATATGAGCAGATCAATGCGGAATATATACCGTATGATCAGAACGAGCAGCTTAAGCGGATCACAGAAGCAATTATTGATCAGAGTTGTGAAGATTTGGAGAATGTAACCAATTCGCTTGGATTCTATTTGGATTATGGAAATGGTAGGAAGGTACTGACACCACTTGCACAGGTGTATTCTGGATACCTGGATGCAGCATGTTATGATATCGTAACCGGCGCGTTTGATTATAACAGTGTCCTGAGACGAGTAGTTACACAGCTTACGAATAGCGGACTCAGGAAGATAGATTACTCATCCGGACGAGCTGATCGGGTGGATGTGGCTGCAAGGAGAGCGGTCATGACCGGCGTTGTAAAGCTTACGCATAAGATAACCGAATATCATATGGAACAGCTCGGTTGTGAATATGTGGAAGTGAGTTGGCACGCTGGAGCGAGACCTTCACATTCTGTGTGGCAGGGAAAAGTTTACAAATGGAATAAATAA
- a CDS encoding AP2 domain-containing protein has protein sequence MGKAIDLTGQKFGRLTVLKRAENYISPNGGKSAQWLCKCECGKEVVVLGKNLRKGLTQSCGCLHKERTSKINVVHKATGTRLHNEWRAMKARCNIPSCSNYEYYGGRGIKVCDEWINDFEAFKQWAIKNGYADKLTIDRIDVNGDYCPENCRWISFQENCWNRDKKPRKTNTSGYPGVMWRKDSEKWRAYITVDKKRINLGTYDRIEEALEARKTAEEKYWK, from the coding sequence ATGGGAAAAGCAATAGATTTAACTGGGCAGAAATTTGGAAGATTAACAGTTCTGAAACGTGCGGAAAACTATATTTCGCCTAATGGAGGAAAAAGCGCTCAGTGGTTGTGTAAATGTGAATGTGGAAAAGAAGTAGTTGTTTTGGGGAAGAATCTTAGAAAAGGATTAACCCAATCTTGTGGTTGTCTCCATAAGGAAAGAACATCTAAAATAAATGTAGTACATAAAGCAACAGGCACTCGATTACATAATGAATGGCGCGCAATGAAGGCCAGATGTAACATACCTTCTTGCAGTAATTATGAATATTATGGCGGAAGAGGAATAAAAGTGTGCGATGAATGGATAAATGATTTTGAGGCGTTTAAACAGTGGGCGATAAAAAATGGTTATGCAGATAAATTAACAATAGACCGCATAGATGTAAACGGAGATTATTGTCCTGAAAATTGCAGGTGGATTTCTTTTCAAGAGAATTGTTGGAATCGAGATAAAAAGCCGAGAAAGACAAATACATCAGGTTATCCAGGAGTTATGTGGAGAAAAGATTCGGAAAAATGGAGAGCTTATATTACTGTAGATAAAAAACGTATTAATTTAGGGACATACGATAGAATAGAAGAAGCACTTGAAGCAAGAAAAACAGCGGAAGAAAAATATTGGAAATAA
- a CDS encoding ribosomal-processing cysteine protease Prp: MINVEITERSIRLSGHACRKASDGIDRACAAVSALTCSLINSLQDLTHDRVQAMAESGMTVIRWENLSDGGKLLVDSWFLGLTDVNREYNCIEFQK, encoded by the coding sequence ATGATAAATGTAGAAATAACAGAGCGTAGTATTCGTTTATCTGGCCATGCTTGCAGAAAAGCTTCAGATGGTATTGACCGGGCATGCGCTGCAGTATCGGCACTTACTTGCAGCTTGATCAATTCGTTACAAGATCTTACACACGACAGAGTTCAAGCAATGGCGGAAAGCGGAATGACAGTAATCAGATGGGAGAATTTATCAGATGGCGGGAAACTTCTGGTAGATTCATGGTTCCTGGGACTTACAGATGTCAACCGGGAATACAACTGCATAGAATTTCAAAAATAA
- a CDS encoding phage major capsid protein: MNKNRMNLRLFENDVNIIDRSGAESLIPVQESNEIIQGVIAQSAVLSRGRKLPNMTSKQYKMPVLDMLPIAYFVNGDSGQKKTTKQAWDKKFIIAEEIAVIVPIPESVLDDSDYDIWGEVKPRVTEAFGTKIDGAALFGVDKPSTWRDDIVTTATKAGSVVTLGSADPLYDKIMAEEGVLDKVEKCGYLVNGHMADVSMRAKLRGLKNANGDPLFKSDMQGSTQYALDGSPMNFPINGAWDKSKALMVSGDFSQLVFSIRQDITFKLFTEGVVQNTDGTIAYNLMQNDMVALRAVMRMGWEVPNPINALAKEKTKRCPFSILKAGE, translated from the coding sequence ATGAATAAAAACAGAATGAATTTAAGGCTTTTTGAGAATGATGTCAACATTATTGATCGAAGCGGTGCAGAATCTTTGATTCCAGTACAGGAATCAAATGAGATCATTCAGGGTGTTATTGCTCAGTCAGCTGTTCTTTCAAGAGGACGTAAGCTGCCAAATATGACAAGTAAGCAGTACAAGATGCCAGTACTGGATATGTTGCCAATTGCTTATTTTGTGAACGGTGATTCAGGACAGAAGAAAACGACCAAGCAGGCATGGGATAAGAAGTTTATTATTGCGGAAGAAATTGCGGTAATTGTACCGATTCCAGAGTCCGTATTAGATGATTCAGACTATGATATTTGGGGCGAGGTGAAACCGAGGGTAACAGAAGCATTCGGAACAAAGATTGATGGAGCTGCATTATTCGGAGTAGATAAACCGTCTACTTGGAGAGATGATATAGTAACTACTGCAACAAAAGCTGGAAGTGTAGTAACGCTTGGTTCTGCTGATCCACTGTACGATAAGATTATGGCGGAAGAAGGCGTTCTTGACAAAGTTGAAAAATGCGGATACTTAGTGAATGGTCATATGGCCGATGTTTCTATGAGGGCAAAGCTCCGAGGATTAAAGAATGCTAACGGCGATCCACTGTTTAAATCAGATATGCAGGGATCTACGCAGTATGCATTGGATGGTTCTCCGATGAATTTCCCGATCAATGGAGCATGGGATAAATCTAAGGCCCTGATGGTCTCCGGAGATTTCTCGCAGCTTGTATTTTCTATCAGACAGGATATTACATTCAAGCTGTTTACAGAAGGTGTTGTACAGAATACAGACGGAACTATCGCATACAACCTGATGCAGAACGATATGGTTGCACTTCGTGCAGTTATGCGTATGGGTTGGGAAGTTCCAAATCCTATCAATGCACTTGCAAAAGAAAAGACAAAGAGATGCCCGTTCTCGATTCTGAAAGCGGGAGAGTAG
- a CDS encoding DUF6751 family protein, whose amino-acid sequence MLTNATITIYNHRYDSLTRFDTWHRTIIENVHVYVDHKASAGDSGLNSAEVYKIRIPTDVENANQYLPPEEYAKLEDPEEHWTIQTDDQIVLGEYNQEIEKPADLKDVRLRHCKVLSWSDNRFGGLPHWKIEGE is encoded by the coding sequence GTGTTAACGAATGCAACGATAACTATCTATAACCATAGGTACGATTCACTCACCCGTTTCGATACCTGGCATAGAACCATTATTGAGAATGTGCATGTATATGTTGATCACAAAGCATCTGCTGGCGATTCCGGACTAAACAGTGCAGAAGTATATAAGATCCGTATTCCTACGGATGTGGAGAATGCGAATCAGTATCTTCCGCCGGAAGAATATGCGAAGCTGGAAGATCCGGAAGAACACTGGACCATTCAGACAGATGATCAGATTGTACTCGGCGAGTATAATCAGGAAATTGAGAAGCCGGCTGATCTGAAAGATGTACGATTGAGGCACTGCAAAGTGTTGTCCTGGTCAGATAATCGCTTTGGCGGATTGCCACATTGGAAGATTGAAGGTGAGTAA
- a CDS encoding DUF6673 family protein: MSLFKFGNLEAEIDFTDVLFLENLEDAKQAMKEEAARVPKTGKTADIIRAQCQCYFNFFDRVIGEGAHEEMFQGKISLNACLDAADELLKFENDEATKLNGRYSEYTIQQHGNRQQRRNYNKQHGKKQNKGNVTYYRNGNR; this comes from the coding sequence ATGAGCCTTTTTAAATTTGGAAATCTTGAAGCAGAGATTGATTTTACAGACGTACTATTTTTGGAAAATCTTGAAGATGCGAAACAAGCAATGAAAGAAGAAGCTGCACGTGTACCCAAAACTGGAAAGACTGCAGATATTATTCGTGCACAATGCCAGTGTTACTTTAATTTTTTTGACAGAGTTATCGGAGAAGGTGCACATGAAGAAATGTTTCAGGGGAAAATCAGCTTGAATGCATGTCTTGATGCTGCGGATGAGTTGCTGAAATTCGAAAATGACGAAGCGACAAAGCTGAATGGACGATACAGTGAATATACCATACAGCAGCATGGTAACAGACAGCAGAGACGTAATTATAATAAGCAGCATGGAAAGAAGCAGAATAAGGGAAATGTTACTTATTACCGTAATGGCAACAGGTAG
- a CDS encoding bacteriophage Gp15 family protein translates to MNILFDKFPDTVCVNDEAYQIETDFREWIRFAKLVEDEDIPWQIKCRLLLRWYIDGIPDDLETAVYALGDFLAMKTENAEEDESITGSAPKQLYSFEQDAECIYSAFREVYGINLQTISYMHWWEFQTLFAGLPEKTEIKQRIMYRSIDLRTIKDKDERKRIKKIQEIVALKKKNRRIMTDYEIGDMFA, encoded by the coding sequence ATGAATATTTTGTTCGATAAATTTCCGGATACAGTTTGCGTGAATGATGAAGCTTACCAAATTGAAACAGATTTTCGTGAATGGATACGATTTGCTAAACTGGTGGAAGACGAGGATATCCCCTGGCAGATAAAGTGCCGACTGTTGTTGCGGTGGTACATAGATGGGATTCCGGATGATCTGGAAACAGCAGTTTATGCATTGGGTGATTTTCTGGCAATGAAAACAGAAAACGCAGAAGAGGATGAGAGTATTACCGGATCTGCACCGAAGCAATTGTATTCTTTTGAACAAGATGCAGAATGTATTTACAGTGCATTCCGTGAGGTGTATGGAATTAATCTGCAGACAATTTCTTATATGCACTGGTGGGAGTTCCAGACATTATTTGCCGGTCTTCCGGAAAAGACGGAGATTAAGCAGAGAATCATGTACCGGAGCATAGATCTCCGGACAATTAAAGATAAGGACGAGCGCAAAAGAATTAAAAAGATACAGGAGATAGTTGCGCTGAAAAAGAAGAATCGGAGAATAATGACAGATTATGAGATTGGAGATATGTTTGCGTGA